Below is a window of Catalinimonas alkaloidigena DNA.
GCGGGCCAGCACCACTTCGATCAGAAACGATAGACCGATCACGCCGATCAGTGCTAGAATGAAGGCTTCCATTTTGCGGATGCCCAGCCGTTGCAGAAACAAGAACAGGAACGTGTCGAGCACCGTGATGCTGACGCCGATCAACAGCGGCAAATCGAACAGCAGTTGCAGCCCGATGGCCATCCCGACGACTTCGGCCAGGTCGGTCGCGGCAATGGCCACTTCGGCCAGAAAATAGAGAAAGTAATTGATCAGCTTCGGATACGATTCACGCGAAGCCTGTGCCAGGTCGCGCCGCCGCACGATGCCTAGGCGTGCGCTCAGGCTCTGCAACAGCAGTGCGATCAGGTTCGACATCAAGAGCACCCAGATCAGCTTGTACCCGAACTGACTCCCACCGGCCAGGTCGGTTGCCCAGTTGCCGGGGTCCATGTACCCTACACTCACCAGGTAAGCCGGTCCGACAAAGGCCATCAGCTTTCGCCAAAACCCTTTCTTCTCCGACGTCTCGACCGTTTCGTGTACTTCTTCCAGCGATGCCCCCCCTTCCGGGAGCGAAGACTGGTCCGAAAAAGACAGCGCCATACGTTAGTTGCTAAATCTGCACAAATTTAGCGCACCAAATCTATATTTTTAGACTTATCAAAAAATAATATTAGCGTCCTTTTTTAACGCCCATCAGCACGGCTCCCATCGCCAAGGCAAAGCCCAGTCCGGCCGCTATCCACTCGCGGTTGCGGCTCAGCGCCATTTCCGGCGAATATTCCCACGCTTCGGCATCGAAATCGCCGTGCGCACCGTGATCGCCGGGTACCGGTTCCCACAGGTTGTTTTTGCGATCGGGTGCTTCGGGCTGATCGGTTTGCTGTCCCTTGATACCGGTTTTGCCTAAGTACCAATCTAGGAAGCCGGGCCAGATTTTGTCGCCCCAGATGGCCTGAAACGTCGGGTAGCCCACAAAATACTCGCGACGCGGATGGTCGACGGCGTAAGTGATGGCGCGTGCGGCCACTTCGGGCTGGTAGATCGTCCCCATCGGGCGGGGTTTGTGGGGCAAGCGGGTTTTTACCCAGCCGAATTGCGTGGTATTCATGGCGGGGAGCTGCACCATCGTCAGGTTGATGTTGCTTTTGTCGTGGCTCAGTTCGGCCCGCAGCGAATCGAAAAAGCCCTGGATGCCGTGCTTGGCCCCACAATACGCCGATTGGAGCGGAATGCCGCGGTATGCCAGCGCCGACCCCACCAGGATAATGGTGCCACGGTCGCGGGTCTGCATGTACTTCAGTGCCGCCATGGTGCCGTAGACCTGCCCGAGGTAGGTCACTTCGGTGACGCGCTTAAAATCGGCGGGTATAATTTCTTTAAAAGGGGCGAAAACGCTGTTCATCGCGTTGTTCACCCACACATCGATTGGTCCGAACGTTTCTTCCACCTGCTGCGCGGCCGCTTCCACGGCGGTAGCATCGGCCACGTCGGTCGGAATCACCAGCGCCTCTCCCCCCATCACTTCCACATCGCGTTTGGCCCCTTCCAGGCCGTCCACGCCGCGGGCCAGCAGCGCTACTTTCGCACCGCGCTTGCCAAATTCCCGGGCGGTGGCGCGTCCCACGCCAGCCGAAGCTCCGGTGATTACTACAACTTCAGGTTTTTTGGTTGAGGTTGGGTTTTTCTGTGTCATGGAGTATTCTACGGCAGAAAACTCCGATGGGTACTCCCTTTTCATAAAAAAGCCGCCTTCCCTTTCGGAAACGCGGCTTTAAGAAGATAACGTCGGTTGTATCAGTCGAACACGACGTAGTAGAGGCGCACATCCTGCGCAATCAGGTGCATCTCTTCCAGGTGGAGGTCGCGCAGGGCCTGAATTTCGCCGGTGAGGGGAATGTCGAAGCTGAGAATCATCTCCGAATTGTTCCGGAACAGGCCTTCTACCTCGACCGGCGTGTTGAATGTGATGTCGCCCACGCGCACTTCACCCTGTAGTTCCAGCCGCCGGTTTCCCCGAAAATCACCCAGGTTCAGGGCACGGTCCGGCAGTTTCAGGTTGATGAACAGCTTCTGGTCGGACAGCGGTTCCTGCACAGGCAGCAGCAACTCCGACAACGGAGGCGCACTACGACTCAGAAACGAAACAAGAGGCACTTCGAACTCGAAGCGGTCGAGGTTCTTGTTAAATTTCCCGGTCATTTTCCGCGACTGGTACTCGTAAGCACTGCCGGGAGTGGAGACATTTACCAGGAGGTTGTTGTTGGTTCGGGAGCGGTCCTGCGCCTGCCCCGGGGTGGCCCATACCAGCCATACCAGCACGAATAAGAGTAGTTTCTGTGTCATACGCTTGCGGTTCGGTCGTTCAACAGGAATTTCCAGCACACCCACCCCCGATGGGACTGGGTTTCAGCCATGTATCGGGCAGAAAGCAAAAAAGTCACCCGAAGGTGACCTGATTTTATGCAAATCCTAACACCCCGCGAACGCGCTCCAGCACCTTCTGGCCGATGAGGCGGGCGCGGTGTTCCCCTTCCTGAAGAATACGTTCGACCTCTTCCGGGTGATTCATGTAATGCTCAAACTTTTCGCGCTCTTCGGCGAAATGCGCCTCGAACAACTCGAACAGTTCCTGCTTAGCGTGCCCGTAGCCGTAGTTGCCGGCGCGGTACTTGCGCGCCATTTCGGCGGTCTGTTCGGGCGTGGCCAGCAGCGAATAGAGTTGATAGACCGTGTCGGTTTCGGGGTCTTTCGGATCTTCGAGGGGCGTGCTGTCGGTGACGATCTGCATGACGTTTTTCCGCAGTTTTTTGACGGGCTGGAACACGTCGATCGTATTTCCGTACGATTTACTCATCTTTTGTCCGTCCAGGCCGGGGATGGTCATTACCCGCTCATCGATCTGAGCCTCAGGCACTACGAAAACTTCGCCGTAGCGATTGTTAAAACCCTGGGCGATGTCGCGCGTAATTTCCAGGTGCTGACGCTGATCGCGCCCAACCGGAACCACCTCGGCGTCGTATAGCAGAATATCCGCCGCCATCAACACCGGATATGTAAACAGCCCGGCGTTGACGTCCGCCAACCGATCCGATTTGTCTTTGAACGAATGCGCATTGGCCAGCATGGGGAACGGCGTGAAGCAATTGAGGTACCAGGTCAGTTCACACACTTCGGGCAGGCGCGACTGCCGGTACAAAATGTGCTGGCTCGTATCCAGCCCGCACGCGAGCCAGGCCGCTGCCACCGACAGCGTGTTCTGCTGCCGCACGTCGGCTTCTTTGATGGTCGTGAGCGAATGCAGATCGGCAATAAAATACAACGACTCGTTCAACCGCCCGTGTGCATCGGGCTGACGCGACAGCGCAATGGCCGGCAAAATGGCTCCCAGCAGGTTTCCGAGGTGGGGTTTGCCGGAGCTTTGAATGCCAGTCAGGATTCTCGACATGATGGAATTTCGATGGTTAAATGCGCGCAAAAGTAACGGATCGGCCGAAGCGGAGAAGGAAAACCGCCCGTCGGGAAATATTAACCGGCATAATATTGCTTTTATTCAAGTGACACCTATTTTTGTTCAATCGCTCTTACAAGACGTTACACCCTGCATGCGCACTTTCTTTGCTTTCTTCCTGCTTCTCTGGTCCGGTTCTGTGTGGGCGCAATACCCCACAATGCAAGTTACTGACCTCACGTACGATTTCGGTACCATCCAGGAGGTAGACGGCCCACAAGTGGCCCGTTTTCCGTTTGCCAACACCGGCAGCGGACCGCTCTACATTCTCGACGTGGAAGAAGACTGCACCTGTATGGAAGTGCGCTTTCCGCGCAAGCCCATCGCTCCGGGCGAAGAAGGCGTAATCGAAGTGACGTTCAGCCCCCGGGGGCGGCCGGGTGGTTTCAACCGCCCGCTCATCGTCAACTCCACGGCCGATCCGGTGCGCCGCCTCTTCCACATCAAAGGCAACGTAATTCCGCGCGAACGGACGGTAGAAGATTATTTTCCCGACAAGCTGGGCAACGTGCGGATTTATTCGCGCTACCTGAACCTGGGCATGGTGCCCAAAACCGGGCAGAAGGAAAGCACATTTCGGATTTTCAACCAGAGCAACGACACCATCCGGTTCCAGCCGGTGCCGCCCGGCGTCATTCCGGCGAAGATTTCGGTCACGCCCCAGGCCCTGGCACCGAATGACACGGGCTTCGTCCACGTGGTTTTCGACGGCACCAAACGCGAAGGCTACGGCTACTTCAACTACTCGCTGACACTTCCGTACCGCGAAGGCGATCAGTATAATTACCTGCCGTTGTTTGTGCTGGGCTCCATCGAAGACGAAGCGCGGGACATGACGCCGGAAGAAGCCAAACGGCACGCCCACCTGGAATTGGACCAGATGACCCAGCCGCTGGCCGAGGGTGCCCCGGCCACGTTCCAGCTGAAAAATACGGGCAGCAAGCCGCTAAAAATTCACCAGATCCGCACCAACTGCGCCTGCCTGACGCCGAAAGTGACGTCGCAGGAAGTGGCCCCCGGGCAGAGCACCACGCTGTCGGTTACGATGAATGAAGCGCCGGAAGCCAGCGCACGTAGCTATTCGGTGGTGTTGTACACGAACGACCCGACAACGCCGACACAGCGGCTGACCTTAAAAGCACAGCCTAACAACTAAACAATTAGTTGACAACCTGAAGGGTCCTGACTATCTTTGGTCAGGACCCTTTTTGTATGCGCGCGTTTGTCTGGTTTCTTGCTTCTTTCGTGGCAGTTGGCCTGGCTCAGGCACAGCAGCACGGCACGCTCCGTGGCGGGGAAGCCGCCCGTACCACCACCCGGCCCGACACCGTCACCACGCTGGTGCTGCGCGACGAAGGACTCACCCGGATTCCTGACGTGGTGTACCGTTTTCCGAACCTGCAGGAACTGAACGTGGCGGGGAATACGATTCGCACCATTCCCCGGCGGTTGCAACGCCTCGACTCGCTTCACACGCTCAACCTGTCGAAGAATCAACTGGCGGGCAAACGACTGCGAATTCGCCGGAACCGCACCCTCCGGACGCTGTATTTGCAGGACAACGACCTGACGCACCTGCGCGGGCGCTACCCACGGCTGCGCGGCCTCGAAGCGTTGTTCCTGAACCGCAATGCGCTGACCGCCCTGCCCCAAAACGTAGGGCGCATGCGCGCGCTGCAGGAGTTGCACCTGAACGACAATCAACTGGCCGACCTGCGCCAGTTGCCGCTGCGGGCGCTGGGGTCGCACCTCCGGTCGCTCAATGTGGTGCGTAACGGCATCCGGGAGCTGCCCGCCGAACTGACGCTCCTCTCCCACCTGCAGGCACTTTCGCTGGCCAACAACGAATTGTCGGAGGTCTGCCCGGTGGTGGGACAACTCGATTCGCTCCGGTCGCTGATTCTCTACCACAACCACCTGACCGAGTTTCCTCCCTGCGTGCTGGAACTGGACCGCCTGCGGGAACTGGACGTCTACTACAATCAGATTGCGCAAGTGCCCCCGGACATTGACCGGTTACAGCACCTGGAAGTGTTGTATCTCTCGCACAACCGCCTGCCCTACTTGCCCGAGTCGATTACACACCTGCCCCGCCTGCAAAAGCTGTACCTCCACCACAACCAGCTGGTGGACCTGCCATCGGGTTTGGAACGCCTGCACCACCTGGAAGTGCTGCACCTGCAGCATAACCTCTTCGATTTTTTTCCACCGGGCATTCTGCGCCTGCACGCCCTACGCGACCTGGACGTCTCGCACAACGACATCACCGAATTTCCGTCGGCGTTGCTCCACCTCTCTGCCCTCGATTGCCTCTACCTGTTTCACAACCCCATCGACCGCACGCAACCGTGGTTTCCGCCCTTCGAAGAAACGCTCCGCCAGCTGCACCGGCGCCACGTCCGCATCGGGTTTGAATCGGAAAAATGAAGCGTTAAAAAGTGGAGAGTTGAAGGGTTAGAAAGTTGAAAAGTGGTGGAGTGAAGAGTTCAAAGTTTAGAGTTTAAAGCTGAAAGTTCAGATAGCGTTGGAGATGCGCCATACTCCCCTTGAGCACTGTTT
It encodes the following:
- a CDS encoding SDR family oxidoreductase — protein: MTQKNPTSTKKPEVVVITGASAGVGRATAREFGKRGAKVALLARGVDGLEGAKRDVEVMGGEALVIPTDVADATAVEAAAQQVEETFGPIDVWVNNAMNSVFAPFKEIIPADFKRVTEVTYLGQVYGTMAALKYMQTRDRGTIILVGSALAYRGIPLQSAYCGAKHGIQGFFDSLRAELSHDKSNINLTMVQLPAMNTTQFGWVKTRLPHKPRPMGTIYQPEVAARAITYAVDHPRREYFVGYPTFQAIWGDKIWPGFLDWYLGKTGIKGQQTDQPEAPDRKNNLWEPVPGDHGAHGDFDAEAWEYSPEMALSRNREWIAAGLGFALAMGAVLMGVKKGR
- the trpS gene encoding tryptophan--tRNA ligase translates to MSRILTGIQSSGKPHLGNLLGAILPAIALSRQPDAHGRLNESLYFIADLHSLTTIKEADVRQQNTLSVAAAWLACGLDTSQHILYRQSRLPEVCELTWYLNCFTPFPMLANAHSFKDKSDRLADVNAGLFTYPVLMAADILLYDAEVVPVGRDQRQHLEITRDIAQGFNNRYGEVFVVPEAQIDERVMTIPGLDGQKMSKSYGNTIDVFQPVKKLRKNVMQIVTDSTPLEDPKDPETDTVYQLYSLLATPEQTAEMARKYRAGNYGYGHAKQELFELFEAHFAEEREKFEHYMNHPEEVERILQEGEHRARLIGQKVLERVRGVLGFA
- a CDS encoding DUF1573 domain-containing protein, which codes for MRTFFAFFLLLWSGSVWAQYPTMQVTDLTYDFGTIQEVDGPQVARFPFANTGSGPLYILDVEEDCTCMEVRFPRKPIAPGEEGVIEVTFSPRGRPGGFNRPLIVNSTADPVRRLFHIKGNVIPRERTVEDYFPDKLGNVRIYSRYLNLGMVPKTGQKESTFRIFNQSNDTIRFQPVPPGVIPAKISVTPQALAPNDTGFVHVVFDGTKREGYGYFNYSLTLPYREGDQYNYLPLFVLGSIEDEARDMTPEEAKRHAHLELDQMTQPLAEGAPATFQLKNTGSKPLKIHQIRTNCACLTPKVTSQEVAPGQSTTLSVTMNEAPEASARSYSVVLYTNDPTTPTQRLTLKAQPNN
- a CDS encoding leucine-rich repeat domain-containing protein; its protein translation is MRAFVWFLASFVAVGLAQAQQHGTLRGGEAARTTTRPDTVTTLVLRDEGLTRIPDVVYRFPNLQELNVAGNTIRTIPRRLQRLDSLHTLNLSKNQLAGKRLRIRRNRTLRTLYLQDNDLTHLRGRYPRLRGLEALFLNRNALTALPQNVGRMRALQELHLNDNQLADLRQLPLRALGSHLRSLNVVRNGIRELPAELTLLSHLQALSLANNELSEVCPVVGQLDSLRSLILYHNHLTEFPPCVLELDRLRELDVYYNQIAQVPPDIDRLQHLEVLYLSHNRLPYLPESITHLPRLQKLYLHHNQLVDLPSGLERLHHLEVLHLQHNLFDFFPPGILRLHALRDLDVSHNDITEFPSALLHLSALDCLYLFHNPIDRTQPWFPPFEETLRQLHRRHVRIGFESEK